Proteins encoded by one window of Candidatus Methylomirabilota bacterium:
- a CDS encoding beta-ketoacyl-[acyl-carrier-protein] synthase family protein, producing MSRARAPHGRREVVVSGLGIVSPYGLGTKAFWSGLAAGACAIKPITVIDTAGFRSRIAAEIPADAFGTIGVSRRRSRADRIALAAAREALADAGLPARARAEAGLFVGAVGGGMLEGEDWYWDEGRRGVVSPRMRALRTILPYSHAETLAWRLGLTGPKETIVMACASGAASIALGADLVRAGTIAAAVVGGVDALTHICFMGFNALKLLDPSPCRPFDRERRGMSIGEGAAFFVLEDAEHCRARGGRVHARLAGYGMSTDAHHVTAPHPEGEGMIHAMRQALDDAGLPAAAVGYVNAHGTGTVQNDRAEALALRAVFGEGGVLLSSTKSLVGHTMAAAGSVEAMATVLALQHGLLPPTANLEQTDPEVAFDCLPGTARPAEIEAALSNSFGFGGQNVSLVFTRADAGA from the coding sequence ATGAGCCGGGCCCGCGCCCCTCACGGCCGGCGCGAGGTGGTGGTGAGCGGGCTCGGCATCGTGAGCCCGTACGGCCTCGGCACCAAGGCCTTCTGGTCGGGACTCGCCGCCGGCGCCTGCGCGATCAAGCCGATCACCGTCATCGACACCGCGGGCTTCCGCTCGCGCATCGCCGCCGAGATCCCCGCCGACGCGTTCGGCACGATCGGCGTCTCGCGTCGGCGCTCGCGGGCGGATCGCATCGCGCTCGCCGCGGCCCGCGAGGCTCTCGCCGACGCCGGCCTGCCGGCCCGGGCGCGGGCCGAGGCCGGGCTCTTCGTCGGCGCGGTCGGTGGCGGCATGCTCGAGGGCGAGGACTGGTACTGGGACGAGGGCCGGCGCGGCGTGGTGTCTCCCCGGATGCGCGCCCTGCGCACCATCCTGCCGTACTCGCACGCGGAGACCCTCGCCTGGCGTCTCGGCCTGACCGGCCCCAAGGAGACGATCGTGATGGCGTGCGCGTCCGGCGCCGCCTCCATCGCCCTGGGTGCCGATCTGGTCCGGGCCGGGACGATCGCGGCCGCGGTGGTGGGCGGCGTCGACGCGCTCACGCACATCTGCTTCATGGGCTTCAACGCGTTGAAGCTGCTCGACCCGAGCCCGTGCCGGCCGTTCGACCGGGAGCGCCGCGGGATGTCCATCGGGGAGGGCGCCGCGTTCTTCGTGCTGGAGGACGCCGAGCACTGCCGGGCGCGCGGCGGACGCGTCCACGCGCGGCTCGCCGGCTACGGCATGTCCACCGACGCGCACCACGTGACCGCGCCGCACCCCGAGGGCGAGGGGATGATCCACGCCATGCGCCAGGCCCTCGACGACGCGGGGCTGCCCGCGGCCGCGGTGGGCTACGTCAACGCCCACGGCACCGGCACGGTCCAGAACGACCGCGCGGAAGCCCTCGCGCTGCGCGCGGTGTTCGGCGAGGGCGGCGTCCTGCTGAGCTCGACCAAGTCGCTGGTCGGCCACACCATGGCGGCCGCGGGCAGCGTCGAGGCCATGGCCACCGTGCTGGCGCTCCAGCACGGGCTGCTCCCGCCCACCGCCAACCTGGAGCAGACCGATCCCGAGGTCGCGTTCGACTGCCTGCCCGGTACGGCGCGTCCGGCCGAGATCGAGGCCGCGCTATCCAACTCCTTCGGGTTCGGCGGCCAGAACGTGAGCCTCGTCTTCACCCGAGCCGACGCCGGTGCCTGA
- a CDS encoding DedA family protein produces the protein MLFDLIVHFTYPGVFLILLSTGLGLPIPEELPIAIAALMARWQLMHWAGALLSCVAGVLAGDMLLYWVGRHFGRQILKWSTVRRILTPAREARVMDAYHRHGLKFVVMARLVMGLRAAAFLTAGLVRVPFPRFLLVDVAAVLISVPLWFGVAYLVADSVAAALVWVRELQFWIGGFVLLIAAIWIVVVVRRHRQV, from the coding sequence ATGCTGTTCGATCTGATCGTCCACTTCACGTACCCGGGCGTCTTCCTGATCCTGCTCTCCACCGGCCTCGGTCTGCCGATCCCCGAGGAGCTGCCGATCGCCATCGCGGCGCTGATGGCGCGCTGGCAGCTGATGCACTGGGCGGGGGCGCTCTTGTCGTGCGTGGCCGGCGTGCTCGCGGGCGACATGCTGCTGTACTGGGTCGGGCGTCACTTCGGCCGGCAGATCTTGAAGTGGTCGACGGTGCGGCGGATCCTCACCCCGGCGCGCGAGGCGCGGGTGATGGACGCCTATCACCGCCACGGGCTGAAGTTCGTGGTGATGGCCCGGCTGGTGATGGGCCTGCGGGCCGCCGCGTTCCTGACCGCGGGACTGGTACGCGTGCCGTTTCCGCGCTTCTTGCTGGTCGACGTCGCGGCGGTGCTGATCAGCGTGCCGCTCTGGTTCGGAGTGGCCTACCTGGTCGCGGACTCGGTGGCGGCGGCGCTCGTCTGGGTGCGCGAGCTGCAATTCTGGATCGGCGGCTTCGTGCTGCTGATCGCGGCGATCTGGATCGTCGTCGTGGTGCGGCGCCACCGGCAGGTCTAG
- the hpnJ gene encoding hopanoid biosynthesis associated radical SAM protein HpnJ: MTDYLRTLFLHPPAVAGFDGGAGSRYQARREIRSFWYPTWLAQPAALVPGSRLVDAPPDGLTLEDVLPLARGYDLCVMHTSTPSFASDVRVAEALKAENPDLIVGMVGAAVAVAPEASLRASCALAFVARSEFDFTIQEVAQGRRLADVRGLSYRMNGHVAHTPDRPTLENMDALPFVTPIYQRDLTVEHYAIGYLRHPYVSLYTGRGCRSKCTFCLWPQTVGGQRYRTRSPEHVAEEMALAARMFPQVREFFFDDDTFTDDLPRAEAIARRLGRLGITWSVNAKANVPYATLKVLKDNGLRLLLVGYESGNQAILNNIKKGVRLDVARRFTRDAKSLGIAIHGTFILGLPGETRETIAETIRFAAEIDPDTIQVSLAAPYPGTALHEEAQRNGWLESDTLVDGSGVQVSALGYPHLARTEIFRSVDHFYRRFYFRPRKMLSLAAEMVRDRQVMRRRLAEGREFLRFLRTHR; encoded by the coding sequence GTGACCGACTACCTGCGCACGCTCTTTCTGCACCCGCCCGCGGTGGCCGGCTTCGATGGCGGCGCGGGGTCCCGGTACCAGGCGCGGCGCGAGATCCGCTCGTTCTGGTACCCGACGTGGCTGGCCCAGCCCGCCGCGCTGGTGCCCGGATCCCGCCTCGTGGACGCGCCGCCCGACGGCCTCACCCTCGAGGACGTGCTCCCGCTGGCGCGCGGCTACGATCTCTGCGTGATGCACACGAGCACGCCGTCGTTCGCGTCCGACGTGCGAGTGGCCGAGGCGCTCAAGGCCGAGAATCCCGATCTGATCGTCGGCATGGTGGGCGCCGCGGTGGCGGTGGCGCCGGAGGCCTCGCTGCGGGCCAGCTGCGCGCTCGCGTTCGTGGCGCGGAGCGAGTTCGACTTCACCATCCAGGAAGTCGCGCAGGGCCGGCGGCTCGCGGACGTCCGCGGGCTGTCCTACCGGATGAACGGGCACGTGGCCCACACCCCCGATCGCCCGACCCTCGAGAACATGGACGCGCTGCCCTTCGTGACCCCGATCTACCAGCGCGACCTCACGGTGGAGCACTACGCGATCGGCTATCTCCGCCATCCCTACGTCTCGCTCTACACCGGGCGGGGCTGCCGCTCGAAGTGCACGTTCTGCCTGTGGCCGCAGACGGTGGGCGGCCAGCGCTACCGCACCCGCAGCCCCGAGCACGTGGCCGAGGAGATGGCCCTGGCCGCCCGGATGTTCCCGCAGGTCCGCGAGTTCTTCTTCGACGACGACACCTTCACCGACGATCTACCGCGGGCCGAGGCCATCGCCCGGCGTCTCGGGCGCCTGGGGATCACCTGGTCGGTCAACGCCAAGGCCAACGTGCCGTACGCGACCTTGAAGGTGCTCAAGGACAACGGGTTGCGGCTGCTCCTGGTCGGCTACGAGTCGGGCAACCAGGCCATCCTCAACAACATCAAGAAGGGCGTGCGCCTCGACGTGGCGCGTCGGTTCACCCGCGACGCGAAATCGCTCGGCATCGCCATCCACGGCACGTTCATCCTGGGGCTGCCCGGTGAGACGCGCGAGACCATCGCCGAGACCATCCGCTTCGCGGCCGAGATCGATCCCGACACCATCCAGGTCTCGCTGGCCGCGCCGTATCCGGGCACTGCGCTCCACGAGGAAGCGCAGCGGAACGGATGGCTCGAGTCCGACACGCTGGTGGACGGCTCGGGGGTGCAGGTGAGCGCCCTCGGCTACCCGCATCTCGCGCGCACCGAGATCTTCCGCTCGGTGGACCACTTCTACCGCCGCTTCTACTTCCGCCCGCGGAAGATGCTCTCCCTGGCCGCGGAGATGGTCCGCGACCGGCAGGTGATGCGTCGCCGGCTCGCGGAGGGGCGCGAGTTCCTCCGGTTCCTGCGCACCCATCGCTAG
- a CDS encoding tryptophan 7-halogenase, translating into MSEHIPAMREHLILVPVFNEAATIGDIVERARLHGPVLVIDDGSTDDSAARAVVAGAEVMTLAGRRGKGAALRAGFAEALRRGVSRVVTLDGDGQHDPDDIPRLLKVAVEEPRSLVIGGRLGGLAAYPERAMPTDRLAALRVAGFFINWLTGMAVADTQSGFRVYPAALLTAAPPRRGGFVLESEMLLRAAEHGFDIVEVPIAPLHFEDRRSRFRPARDGLAVGSFLAGHIARRWGREATALAAYLVGIFSASRLRARHREMYQVAAPHRGNPPDWALAVGTFIANRAMRSMERGWRSPHSQGLRMAAVATVATPLMLALALSRRALATADVDWISPAVRRLYPQDELARTLEAPARPAAAASRAADYDVLVVGGGPGGSSAATFLARGGLRVALAEREAFPRFHVGESLLPANMPVLERLGVLDEVKSRGFLVKYGAYFHDQDQELDYQFLFREGKPWPAYTYEVQRAEFDKILLDHAARQPNVTLLQPTTVERVAFDDDGVTATVSDAAGSRQLRARFLVDASGRDALIATRHGRRRPIEGLGKVALFAHFQGGKRWPGKEVGNIRIFSFEPGWFWYIPFADGTTSVGCVLHARTVQGREGGLDELYESLIARCRQLTDALEGAPRITPVHRAANFSYRTDPAIGDRYVCVGDAIAFLDPIFSSGVYIATQSAELSSIEILKAFRENRFEASRFRAYDRTIRKGTEPFQRFIRYFYDPSFVEMFLKPREFAGMVDGVTGVLAGGAFLRQSLRMKLSLEVFFTIVRINRWTRRRRGLPTESRFTW; encoded by the coding sequence GTGAGCGAGCACATCCCGGCCATGCGCGAGCATCTGATACTCGTCCCGGTGTTCAACGAGGCCGCGACCATCGGCGACATCGTCGAGCGGGCCCGGCTGCACGGCCCGGTGCTCGTGATCGACGACGGCTCCACCGACGACAGCGCGGCGCGGGCCGTCGTCGCGGGCGCCGAGGTGATGACCCTCGCCGGCCGGCGCGGCAAGGGCGCGGCGCTGCGGGCCGGCTTCGCCGAGGCCCTCCGTCGCGGCGTGTCGCGGGTGGTGACGCTCGACGGCGACGGCCAGCACGACCCCGACGACATCCCGCGCCTGCTGAAGGTGGCGGTGGAGGAGCCGCGGAGCCTCGTCATCGGCGGACGGCTCGGCGGCCTCGCCGCGTATCCGGAGCGCGCGATGCCGACCGATCGGCTGGCCGCGCTCCGGGTGGCCGGCTTCTTCATCAACTGGCTCACCGGCATGGCGGTGGCGGATACCCAGTCCGGCTTTCGCGTCTACCCGGCCGCGCTGCTCACGGCGGCGCCGCCGCGGCGGGGTGGCTTCGTGCTGGAGAGCGAGATGCTCCTGCGCGCGGCCGAGCACGGCTTCGACATCGTCGAGGTGCCGATCGCCCCGCTGCACTTCGAAGACCGGCGCAGCCGTTTCCGCCCCGCTCGCGACGGTCTCGCGGTCGGCTCGTTCCTGGCCGGCCACATCGCGCGGCGCTGGGGGCGCGAGGCGACCGCGCTCGCCGCCTACCTGGTCGGCATCTTCAGCGCGTCGCGCCTGCGGGCGCGACATCGCGAGATGTACCAGGTGGCCGCGCCCCACCGCGGCAACCCGCCGGACTGGGCGCTGGCCGTCGGCACCTTCATCGCCAACCGGGCGATGCGCTCGATGGAGCGGGGATGGCGCTCACCGCACAGCCAGGGCCTGCGGATGGCCGCGGTGGCCACCGTGGCGACGCCGCTCATGCTGGCCCTGGCCCTCAGCCGCCGCGCCCTCGCCACGGCCGACGTGGATTGGATCAGCCCGGCGGTTCGGCGCCTCTATCCGCAAGACGAGCTGGCGCGCACCCTCGAGGCGCCGGCCCGGCCCGCGGCCGCCGCGTCGCGGGCCGCCGACTACGACGTGCTGGTGGTGGGCGGCGGACCGGGCGGCTCGAGCGCGGCCACCTTCCTCGCGCGGGGCGGGCTCCGGGTGGCCCTGGCCGAGCGCGAGGCGTTTCCCCGCTTCCACGTCGGCGAATCGCTGCTGCCCGCCAACATGCCGGTGCTGGAGCGGCTGGGCGTGCTCGACGAGGTGAAGTCTCGCGGATTCCTCGTGAAGTACGGGGCCTACTTCCACGACCAGGACCAGGAGCTCGACTACCAGTTCCTCTTCCGCGAGGGCAAGCCGTGGCCGGCCTACACCTACGAGGTCCAGCGCGCCGAGTTCGACAAGATCCTGCTCGATCACGCGGCCCGCCAGCCGAACGTCACGCTGCTGCAGCCGACCACCGTGGAGCGGGTGGCCTTCGACGACGACGGAGTGACCGCGACCGTATCGGACGCCGCCGGCTCGCGGCAGCTGCGCGCGCGCTTCCTGGTGGACGCGAGCGGACGCGACGCTCTCATCGCCACGCGGCACGGGCGCCGTCGCCCGATCGAGGGGCTGGGCAAGGTCGCCCTGTTCGCCCACTTCCAGGGGGGCAAGCGCTGGCCCGGCAAGGAGGTGGGCAACATCCGCATCTTCAGCTTCGAGCCCGGCTGGTTCTGGTACATTCCGTTCGCCGACGGCACCACCAGCGTGGGCTGCGTGCTGCACGCGCGCACCGTGCAGGGCCGGGAGGGCGGCCTCGACGAGCTCTACGAGTCGCTGATCGCGCGCTGCCGCCAGCTGACCGACGCGCTGGAGGGCGCGCCCCGCATCACTCCGGTCCACCGCGCGGCCAATTTCTCGTATCGGACCGATCCCGCGATCGGGGACCGCTACGTGTGCGTGGGCGACGCGATCGCCTTCCTGGATCCGATCTTCTCGTCGGGCGTGTACATCGCCACCCAGTCCGCCGAGCTGTCCTCGATCGAGATCCTGAAGGCGTTCCGGGAGAACCGCTTCGAGGCGAGCCGATTCCGGGCCTACGACCGGACCATCCGGAAAGGCACGGAGCCATTTCAGCGCTTCATCCGCTACTTCTACGATCCCTCGTTCGTCGAGATGTTCCTCAAGCCGCGCGAGTTCGCGGGCATGGTGGACGGGGTGACCGGCGTGCTCGCGGGCGGGGCGTTCCTCCGGCAATCGCTCCGCATGAAGCTGTCGCTGGAAGTGTTCTTCACGATCGTTCGCATCAACCGCTGGACGCGCCGGCGCCGGGGTCTGCCCACCGAGTCTCGCTTCACGTGGTAG
- a CDS encoding glycosyltransferase family 39 protein — MARRGAGAAVVVTGLLAVLLLAPGLGQAPFDDPGEGQHAEIAREMLGSSWIALRLNGVRYWDKPPLLYWLTATSFTVFGIDEWAARLPSLLGALLAVAGTALLGARLLGSAGGLLAGAALLSCALFAAFARYVRPETLFVAAIQWGFTGLLLGACQPRERAGDTRTPAGESSAGDLPPGRSAAGEFTPGSPLGADARTRPSFICGGPDMAPALPQSAGNPWWAILGCGTLGVAALAKDPLGMLGPLAAVAVALALAGRLRPVRAWMPALGVVSLLVIGLGWYAVAAATEPSFLWYTVVDNHLLNVARMRVYPDEDVPLSALEFLAAAGFGAFPWILAAAAAVAALIRSRAWRDPGELPWVALALWAVGVLALFTLSPFKLPHYGLPAYPAIALLAARGWRDATARPRGLITVHLVLFALLGAVFAWAAISDGRDFTAAVFGISDVYSRKEAALGQASPYPPWSTMQPMLVQAAAVMLAGAGGLAWAGARRSAPAGAATVAVVTLLLVPLVGQSLAATSSVRTVAPMAAEIRARLAPDDVLVLEGPIENAAAIELYSGHRPVLLDGTRSVLGIGATFPDASASFWSAETFRAAWASPRPPYLLTGREAGRSIVSSLPPGRVRLLVAHNGRWLYARAGE; from the coding sequence GTGGCTCGCCGCGGCGCCGGCGCCGCCGTCGTGGTCACCGGGCTGCTGGCCGTGCTCCTGCTCGCCCCCGGGCTCGGGCAGGCGCCGTTCGACGATCCGGGCGAGGGCCAGCACGCCGAGATCGCCCGCGAGATGCTGGGCAGCAGCTGGATCGCCCTGCGGCTGAACGGCGTGCGCTACTGGGACAAGCCGCCGCTGCTCTACTGGCTGACCGCGACGTCGTTCACGGTGTTCGGGATCGACGAGTGGGCGGCCCGCCTGCCGTCGTTGCTCGGGGCGCTGCTCGCGGTGGCCGGCACCGCGCTGCTCGGCGCGCGCCTGCTGGGGTCGGCCGGCGGCCTGCTCGCCGGCGCCGCGCTGCTCTCGTGCGCGCTCTTCGCCGCGTTCGCGCGCTACGTGCGGCCCGAGACGCTGTTCGTGGCCGCGATCCAGTGGGGCTTCACCGGCCTGCTGCTCGGAGCCTGCCAGCCGCGGGAGCGCGCAGGTGACACGCGCACTCCGGCGGGCGAGTCCTCGGCGGGCGACTTGCCGCCGGGCAGATCCGCGGCGGGAGAATTCACGCCGGGCAGCCCGCTGGGGGCGGACGCTCGGACCCGCCCCTCTTTTATATGCGGGGGCCCGGACATGGCCCCCGCACTCCCCCAGTCGGCGGGCAACCCGTGGTGGGCGATTCTCGGGTGCGGGACGCTGGGGGTGGCCGCGCTCGCGAAGGATCCGCTCGGCATGCTGGGGCCGCTTGCCGCGGTCGCGGTGGCGCTGGCGCTGGCGGGGCGGCTGCGGCCGGTGCGCGCCTGGATGCCCGCGCTCGGCGTGGTATCGCTGCTCGTGATCGGCCTCGGCTGGTACGCGGTGGCCGCCGCGACCGAGCCCTCGTTCCTCTGGTACACGGTCGTCGACAACCATCTCCTCAACGTGGCGCGCATGCGCGTCTACCCCGACGAGGACGTGCCGCTGTCCGCGCTCGAGTTCCTGGCCGCGGCCGGCTTCGGGGCCTTCCCGTGGATCCTGGCCGCCGCGGCGGCGGTGGCGGCGCTGATCCGCTCCCGCGCCTGGCGCGATCCCGGCGAGCTGCCCTGGGTGGCGCTGGCGCTCTGGGCCGTCGGCGTGCTGGCCCTCTTCACGCTGTCGCCCTTCAAGCTGCCGCACTATGGCCTGCCGGCCTATCCGGCGATCGCGCTGCTCGCGGCCCGCGGGTGGCGCGACGCGACGGCACGGCCGCGCGGGCTCATCACCGTGCATCTCGTGCTGTTCGCGCTGCTCGGGGCGGTCTTCGCGTGGGCCGCGATCAGCGACGGGCGCGATTTCACCGCGGCGGTGTTCGGGATCTCGGACGTCTACTCGCGAAAGGAAGCCGCGCTCGGCCAGGCGTCGCCCTATCCGCCGTGGTCGACCATGCAGCCCATGCTCGTGCAGGCCGCCGCGGTGATGCTCGCGGGTGCGGGGGGTCTCGCGTGGGCCGGGGCCCGCCGCTCGGCGCCGGCGGGGGCGGCGACGGTGGCGGTCGTGACGCTCCTGCTGGTGCCGCTGGTCGGGCAGAGCCTCGCCGCGACGTCGTCGGTCCGGACGGTCGCCCCGATGGCCGCAGAGATCCGCGCGCGGCTCGCGCCCGACGACGTTCTGGTCCTGGAGGGCCCGATCGAGAACGCGGCCGCGATCGAGCTGTACTCGGGGCACCGGCCGGTCCTCCTCGACGGCACCCGCAGCGTGCTCGGCATCGGCGCCACGTTCCCCGACGCGTCCGCCTCGTTCTGGAGCGCCGAGACTTTCCGCGCCGCGTGGGCCTCGCCGCGGCCGCCGTATCTGCTGACCGGGCGCGAAGCCGGCCGGAGCATCGTCTCGTCGCTGCCCCCGGGCCGCGTGCGGCTGCTTGTCGCGCACAACGGCCGCTGGCTCTACGCGCGGGCGGGCGAGTGA
- a CDS encoding beta-ketoacyl synthase N-terminal-like domain-containing protein: MPDRRVVVTGVGTINASTAGGRDALAGALALNRSAIGPVRGFDAAAFTSRLAAEVDDAILASLIDRDAARRLSRICRLALGACVLAVRDAGVPSGPGLGIVVGTEFGDFTSSRDFAHGFLTRGPGGLSPMIFPNTVMNTMASIAAIAVGAKAPSVTVNQSTLAGDLAVARGARLIADGRATAVVAGGVDELFQEVYQRLAEMGALSPMQSRAPEGCRPYAADHNGPVLGEGATFVVLEDLETARARGARIMAEIVEAAWGNVPTAPHTGRPTRIDDRSPAGRLIRSRPEGVARCYGAGNGDPAVDDWERALLGHDLPARADLLPPRSLAALFGQHGGLGALRMAAAALDAERGIGSVLVHGIARGGCRTAVLVGPPP; this comes from the coding sequence GTGCCTGATCGCCGCGTGGTGGTGACCGGCGTGGGGACGATCAACGCCTCCACCGCCGGCGGCCGGGACGCCCTGGCCGGCGCGCTCGCCCTGAATCGCTCTGCGATCGGCCCGGTGCGCGGCTTCGATGCCGCCGCGTTCACGAGCCGGCTCGCCGCCGAGGTGGACGACGCCATCCTGGCGTCGCTCATCGACCGGGACGCGGCCCGTCGCCTGTCGCGCATCTGCCGGCTCGCTCTCGGCGCCTGCGTGCTCGCGGTGCGCGACGCGGGGGTGCCCAGCGGGCCCGGGCTCGGCATCGTGGTCGGCACCGAGTTCGGCGACTTCACCTCGAGCCGCGACTTCGCGCACGGCTTCCTGACCCGCGGCCCGGGCGGGCTCTCCCCGATGATCTTCCCCAACACGGTGATGAACACGATGGCGTCGATCGCCGCGATCGCCGTCGGGGCCAAGGCGCCGTCGGTCACCGTGAACCAGTCGACGCTCGCGGGCGATCTCGCGGTGGCGCGCGGCGCGCGCCTCATCGCCGACGGCCGCGCCACCGCGGTGGTGGCCGGGGGCGTCGACGAGCTGTTCCAGGAGGTCTACCAGCGCCTGGCCGAGATGGGCGCGCTCTCCCCGATGCAGAGCCGCGCGCCGGAAGGCTGCCGGCCGTACGCGGCCGACCACAACGGTCCCGTGCTCGGAGAGGGCGCCACCTTCGTCGTGCTCGAGGATCTGGAAACCGCCCGCGCGCGGGGCGCCCGCATCATGGCCGAGATCGTGGAGGCCGCGTGGGGCAACGTGCCGACTGCCCCGCACACCGGCCGCCCGACGCGGATCGACGACCGCTCCCCGGCGGGACGGCTGATCCGATCGCGTCCGGAGGGCGTGGCGCGCTGCTACGGCGCGGGCAACGGCGACCCCGCGGTGGACGACTGGGAGCGCGCGCTGCTCGGTCACGACCTGCCGGCCCGCGCGGACCTGCTGCCGCCCCGGTCGCTGGCCGCGCTCTTCGGCCAGCACGGCGGGCTGGGGGCGCTGCGGATGGCCGCGGCCGCGCTCGACGCCGAGCGCGGCATCGGGTCCGTGCTCGTGCACGGCATCGCGCGGGGCGGCTGCCGCACCGCGGTGCTGGTGGGCCCGCCGCCGTGA
- a CDS encoding ABC transporter permease → MRRLLPRNYLFTILGIAVGVGGLVALGAMAERITRFIDGGDRFVLGQISVAGEGMGMGTGFTAGGLLRAAKIAEIARVPGVAAVQPQVMLPLNPSTSQFLTLTQELVLGVDPGVRMPNREFRDLPVRDGRPLRAGDRGVAVVGADFATARGLRAGSRLELSGRAFEVVGVLDKTLTAPDRFAIVPLEDARDLWLRRDPLLVQVFAGGGMTRADLNSGAAVAWADGVDPDALARRLQADVPGLNVTIPGELSRLLRQSTAFFSALLFGIGVLGLVIGGLSLANTVTAAVFERIRDFGIKRALGATDGQLLREILGEALAVSVSGGAIGIGLALAVGALVDARVLRQGQQLFLFSPRLLGFALVFSVVLGALAASYATLRIVRLSPAEAIRRGA, encoded by the coding sequence ATGCGCCGGCTCCTGCCGAGGAACTACCTGTTCACGATCCTCGGCATCGCGGTGGGAGTGGGCGGCCTGGTGGCCCTCGGGGCCATGGCCGAGCGCATCACCCGCTTCATCGACGGCGGCGATCGTTTCGTGCTCGGCCAGATCTCGGTGGCCGGCGAGGGGATGGGCATGGGCACCGGCTTCACCGCGGGCGGCCTGCTGCGCGCGGCCAAGATCGCGGAGATCGCCCGGGTGCCCGGCGTGGCCGCGGTTCAACCGCAGGTCATGCTGCCACTCAACCCGTCCACCTCTCAGTTCCTCACGCTCACCCAGGAGCTGGTCCTGGGCGTGGATCCCGGCGTGCGGATGCCCAATCGCGAGTTCCGCGACCTGCCGGTGCGCGACGGGCGGCCCCTGCGGGCGGGGGACCGGGGCGTGGCGGTGGTGGGGGCGGACTTCGCGACGGCCCGCGGCCTGCGCGCGGGCTCGCGGCTCGAGCTGAGCGGTCGCGCCTTCGAGGTGGTGGGCGTGCTGGACAAGACGCTCACCGCGCCGGACCGCTTCGCCATCGTGCCCCTCGAGGACGCGCGCGATCTCTGGCTGCGCCGCGATCCGCTGCTGGTGCAGGTCTTCGCGGGCGGAGGCATGACCCGCGCCGATCTGAACAGCGGGGCGGCGGTGGCGTGGGCGGACGGTGTCGATCCGGACGCGCTCGCCCGGCGCCTCCAGGCCGACGTGCCGGGGCTCAACGTCACGATCCCGGGCGAGCTGAGCCGGCTCCTCCGCCAGTCCACCGCGTTCTTCTCGGCGCTGCTCTTCGGCATCGGCGTGCTGGGCCTCGTGATCGGCGGCCTCTCGCTCGCCAACACGGTGACCGCCGCGGTGTTCGAGCGCATCCGCGACTTCGGCATCAAGCGCGCGCTCGGGGCCACCGATGGGCAATTGCTCCGCGAGATCCTGGGCGAGGCCCTCGCCGTCTCGGTCTCGGGCGGGGCCATCGGGATCGGGCTGGCCCTCGCGGTGGGCGCGCTGGTGGACGCCCGCGTGCTGCGCCAGGGGCAGCAGCTCTTCCTGTTCTCCCCGCGGCTGCTCGGGTTCGCGCTGGTCTTCTCGGTGGTCCTGGGCGCGCTCGCGGCGAGCTACGCCACGCTGCGCATCGTGCGCCTGTCGCCCGCCGAGGCCATCCGGCGCGGAGCCTGA
- a CDS encoding ABC transporter ATP-binding protein: MVVRASGLSKTFRGPDGRPVPVLEGVDVEVGAGEFVAVAGPSGSGKSTLLNLLGLLEPLDAGEIWFDQTQVSALPRRAQCPVRGRSIGYVFQSFLLISALTALDNVLLAARYVGRSRREALPEARALMERLGVAHRSGHYPAQLSGGEQQRVAYCRAVLNTPPLVLADEPTGNLDEGHAAVILAALRSLCQERGASVILVTHRADAAALADRTLRLRAGRLETDRAR, encoded by the coding sequence GTGGTCGTGCGCGCGAGCGGATTGAGCAAGACGTTCCGCGGTCCCGACGGCCGGCCGGTGCCGGTGCTCGAGGGCGTGGACGTCGAGGTGGGGGCCGGGGAATTCGTGGCGGTGGCCGGCCCGTCGGGCTCCGGCAAGTCCACCCTGCTCAACCTGCTCGGTCTGCTGGAGCCGCTCGACGCGGGCGAGATCTGGTTCGATCAAACCCAGGTGAGCGCGCTGCCGCGGCGGGCGCAGTGCCCGGTGCGGGGCCGCTCGATCGGCTACGTCTTCCAGTCGTTCCTGCTGATCTCGGCTCTCACCGCCCTCGACAACGTCCTGCTCGCCGCGCGCTACGTGGGCCGCTCGCGGCGCGAGGCGCTGCCCGAGGCGCGAGCCCTGATGGAGCGGCTCGGGGTGGCCCACCGGAGCGGCCACTATCCGGCCCAGCTCTCGGGGGGCGAGCAGCAGCGCGTCGCGTACTGCCGCGCGGTGCTGAACACGCCGCCCCTGGTGCTGGCCGACGAGCCCACCGGCAATCTCGACGAGGGCCACGCCGCGGTGATCCTGGCCGCGCTGCGCTCGCTGTGCCAGGAGCGCGGGGCCTCGGTGATCCTGGTCACCCACCGGGCTGACGCGGCCGCCCTCGCGGACCGCACCCTGCGCCTGCGCGCGGGACGGCTCGAGACCGACCGCGCCCGCTAG